The following are encoded in a window of Acidobacteriota bacterium genomic DNA:
- a CDS encoding AbgT family transporter — MKTISKKKTGKKGGFGKFLGFVERAGNALPHPASLFAGLAVSALVFSMLGSRLGWTAVHPGTGAEVNIVNLLSKDGLHRIILEMVDNYTGFAPLGIVMVALLGIGIAESSGLISAAIRLMVLKAPARLLTFVIVFSGILSNIASDLGYVLIIPLGAVIFHSVGRHPIAGMAAAFAGVSGGFSANLFIGTIDPLLAGLSTEAARILDEAYYVLPTANYFFMAASTFIIAVSGTWVTEKIIEPRLGGYQGDVKAEALEPPSSKERKALRWVLAVIGLWLILLLIGLIPSEGFLRGPDNSLLRSPILKGFIAFLFFFAGSMGVIYGFITGKFKSDADVVKGMVDSFKTLAPFMVLVFFAAQFVAYFRWSNLGLIIAIKGAAGIQNMNLGLIPLLLMFIVLSGFINMFMGSASAKWAILGPIFIPMFMLLGYSPELSQAVYRIGDSVTNIISPMMSFFALIIVYFAKYDKKAGIGTLISTMLPYSIVFTILWSILLILWVVLNLPLGPGAGIYYSG, encoded by the coding sequence AAGAAGACCGGAAAAAAAGGCGGATTCGGAAAATTTTTGGGCTTCGTTGAACGTGCGGGCAATGCCCTGCCGCACCCGGCCAGTCTTTTCGCCGGCCTGGCCGTTTCGGCCCTGGTGTTTTCCATGCTCGGCAGCCGTCTCGGCTGGACGGCCGTGCACCCGGGAACGGGCGCGGAGGTGAACATCGTCAACCTCCTTTCCAAGGACGGTCTTCATCGGATCATTCTTGAAATGGTCGACAACTACACCGGCTTCGCGCCACTGGGAATCGTCATGGTGGCGCTTCTGGGCATCGGCATCGCCGAAAGCAGCGGGCTGATCAGCGCGGCCATCCGGCTCATGGTTCTCAAAGCCCCGGCCCGGCTTCTGACTTTCGTCATCGTGTTTTCCGGAATTCTTTCCAACATCGCGTCCGACTTGGGTTATGTGCTGATCATTCCCCTGGGAGCCGTCATTTTTCATTCGGTGGGGCGCCATCCCATCGCAGGCATGGCGGCCGCTTTCGCCGGGGTTTCGGGCGGCTTCAGCGCCAATCTTTTTATCGGCACCATCGATCCCCTGCTGGCGGGTCTTTCCACCGAAGCGGCCAGAATTCTCGACGAGGCCTATTATGTTCTTCCGACCGCCAATTATTTCTTCATGGCGGCTTCCACGTTCATCATCGCCGTTTCCGGAACATGGGTCACGGAAAAAATCATTGAGCCGCGGTTGGGCGGGTATCAGGGCGATGTGAAGGCCGAGGCGCTCGAACCTCCTTCATCAAAAGAGAGAAAGGCGCTCAGATGGGTGCTGGCGGTGATCGGCCTTTGGCTGATTTTGCTTTTGATCGGACTCATCCCTTCCGAAGGTTTCCTGCGCGGTCCGGACAACTCGCTGTTGCGCTCGCCGATTCTCAAGGGTTTCATCGCCTTTCTCTTTTTCTTCGCCGGATCCATGGGCGTCATCTACGGATTCATCACGGGCAAGTTCAAATCCGACGCCGACGTGGTCAAGGGCATGGTCGACAGCTTCAAAACTCTGGCCCCCTTCATGGTGCTTGTTTTCTTCGCCGCCCAGTTCGTGGCCTATTTCCGATGGAGCAACCTGGGACTCATCATCGCCATCAAAGGGGCCGCGGGCATACAGAACATGAACCTGGGCCTGATTCCGCTTCTCCTCATGTTCATTGTGTTGTCGGGCTTTATCAACATGTTCATGGGCAGCGCTTCGGCCAAGTGGGCCATCCTCGGGCCGATCTTCATTCCCATGTTCATGCTTTTGGGATATTCGCCGGAGCTTTCCCAGGCGGTTTATCGCATCGGCGACAGCGTGACCAATATCATTTCGCCCATGATGAGTTTCTTTGCGCTGATCATCGTCTATTTCGCCAAATACGACAAGAAAGCCGGCATCGGCACCCTGATCTCAACCATGCTGCCGTACTCCATCGTCTTTACCATCCTGTGGTCGATCTTGCTGATCCTCTGGGTCGTGCTCAACCTTCCCCTCGGACCCGGCGCCGGCATTTACTATTCGGGATAG
- a CDS encoding TRAP transporter large permease subunit, translating into MAGKIIRAGRLFEDVLVALCLVLLAVLLIGEVVARKFFNTGLPHSTAYIQHLVLAATFIAAAVTSREKRHLSLAIDWKLPKSVQSVLDITAAVLSAALAAAFAFTAWSFAGMAFGPGEKIGFIPKRLMALVMVAGFLLMSLRFVTGLESKKRRFWVAAVAVPLGILFAFGPFSQVLGSARETWLGPLASIQEILQPILASLTTPLIVLLVVMAFFGVPIFIVLGGIGFFLFVHAGQPLEIIPNQAYTVLTGHAIPAIPLFAVVGFLLSESKAGERMVRFFQSLFGWIPGGLTIMAVLVCAFFTTFTGSSGVTILALGGLLSFILIDAGYPKRFAVGLLTASGSIGLLFPPSLPVIIYGVTAQTSIKDMFVGGIIPGLILVLSVAGIGIVYSIKKKIPRPPFQPGQAIVSLGQSAWELILPVGVFGLYFGGITNLQESAALAVLYTAFVEIVIKQDLSLKDLRRVAAKCVPIIGGVLIILALANGLSYYIIDAQIPTRLSAWVESSMLSKYAFLLLLNLALLLVGCFMDIYSAILVVVPLIIPLGQVFGIDPVHLGVIFLANLELGYLTPPVGMNLFLASYRFNEPMPRVYRDVLLFMAVRILAVLLITYVPFLTRALL; encoded by the coding sequence GTGGCCGGTAAAATCATCCGCGCCGGCCGTCTCTTCGAAGATGTTCTTGTCGCTCTCTGTCTTGTTTTGCTGGCCGTCCTGTTGATCGGCGAAGTCGTCGCCCGCAAGTTTTTCAACACGGGCCTGCCTCATTCGACCGCCTATATCCAGCACCTCGTTTTGGCCGCGACCTTTATCGCCGCCGCCGTCACGTCGCGGGAGAAAAGGCACCTGTCACTGGCCATTGACTGGAAGCTTCCAAAATCCGTCCAATCGGTCCTGGATATTACAGCGGCCGTTCTCTCGGCCGCCCTGGCCGCGGCGTTCGCCTTCACCGCCTGGTCCTTCGCCGGCATGGCCTTCGGTCCGGGGGAAAAAATCGGATTCATCCCCAAGCGCCTCATGGCCCTGGTCATGGTCGCGGGATTCCTTCTGATGAGTCTCCGTTTCGTCACCGGACTCGAGTCAAAAAAACGTCGGTTTTGGGTTGCGGCCGTCGCCGTGCCGCTGGGAATCCTCTTTGCCTTCGGGCCTTTCTCCCAGGTCCTGGGCTCCGCCCGCGAAACCTGGCTGGGCCCCCTGGCCTCGATCCAGGAAATCCTCCAGCCGATTCTGGCTTCCCTGACAACTCCCCTGATTGTTCTTCTCGTCGTCATGGCCTTTTTCGGCGTCCCGATTTTTATTGTCCTCGGCGGCATCGGGTTTTTTCTGTTTGTCCATGCCGGACAACCTCTGGAAATCATTCCCAATCAGGCTTACACCGTGCTGACCGGTCATGCCATCCCGGCGATTCCCCTGTTCGCCGTGGTGGGCTTCCTTCTTTCGGAAAGCAAGGCCGGGGAGAGAATGGTCCGGTTCTTTCAGTCCCTTTTCGGCTGGATTCCCGGCGGACTGACCATTATGGCCGTTCTGGTCTGCGCCTTCTTCACGACATTCACGGGATCGTCGGGTGTGACGATCCTGGCCCTGGGCGGGCTTCTCTCCTTCATTCTGATCGATGCCGGCTATCCCAAGAGATTCGCCGTCGGACTTCTCACGGCCTCGGGCAGCATCGGACTCCTGTTTCCCCCGAGCCTGCCCGTGATCATCTACGGCGTGACCGCGCAGACCAGCATCAAGGACATGTTTGTCGGAGGGATCATCCCCGGCTTGATTCTGGTGTTGTCCGTGGCCGGAATCGGGATCGTGTATTCCATCAAGAAGAAAATTCCGCGGCCGCCGTTCCAGCCGGGCCAAGCGATTGTTTCCCTCGGACAGTCGGCCTGGGAGCTCATCCTTCCGGTCGGCGTTTTCGGACTCTATTTCGGCGGGATCACCAACCTTCAGGAGAGCGCCGCCCTGGCCGTTCTCTATACCGCCTTCGTGGAGATTGTCATCAAGCAGGATCTGAGCTTGAAAGATCTCCGGCGGGTGGCGGCCAAATGTGTCCCCATCATCGGAGGCGTTCTGATTATCCTGGCCCTGGCCAACGGGCTCTCCTATTACATCATCGATGCCCAAATTCCGACCCGGCTCAGCGCCTGGGTCGAATCCTCGATGCTGTCCAAATACGCTTTTCTTCTGCTCCTCAATCTGGCCCTGCTGCTGGTCGGGTGTTTTATGGATATCTATTCCGCGATTCTCGTGGTCGTGCCCCTGATCATCCCCCTGGGTCAGGTTTTCGGAATCGACCCCGTGCATCTCGGCGTCATTTTCCTGGCCAACCTGGAACTCGGTTATCTCACCCCCCCCGTCGGCATGAACCTGTTCCTGGCCTCCTACCGATTCAACGAACCCATGCCGCGCGTCTACCGCGACGTCCTGCTCTTCATGGCCGTCCGGATCCTGGCGGTTCTCCTCATCACCTATGTTCCGTTTCTGACCCGGGCCCTTTTGTGA
- the dctP gene encoding TRAP transporter substrate-binding protein DctP, whose amino-acid sequence MKKFMILCTAAILLIAAAADLRAAVVIKIGSVAPARSPWDRALQEVAREWEKISGGQVQVKIYPGGIAGTEMDMIRKIRLGALQGGVFTNMGITKIERSVLVLNLPFIFDSQEEFEFVFDRMKSVFEKEIEDKGFKVILWTLAGWVHFFAKDPVIYPDDLKKFKVSVTQGDPELEQIWKKSGFQVVPGDIKDFMVQLQSGAVGAAYLPALIAGSGQYFALIPHMLSMTLAPLVGGMFLSDRAWESIPREFRQPMMDAVERISRDLYKQTMNLEKEALATMKEHGLVVHDPPDDAMVKWREVSAQGVEDLIGRAFPKPVYDAMIGHIREYRKNRGR is encoded by the coding sequence ATGAAAAAATTCATGATTCTCTGCACGGCCGCAATTCTTCTGATTGCGGCCGCGGCCGACCTTCGGGCGGCCGTCGTCATCAAGATCGGATCCGTCGCCCCGGCCCGATCGCCCTGGGACCGGGCGCTTCAGGAAGTTGCCCGCGAGTGGGAAAAGATCTCCGGCGGGCAGGTTCAGGTCAAAATCTACCCCGGGGGAATCGCCGGAACGGAAATGGACATGATCCGCAAAATCCGCCTGGGCGCGCTCCAGGGCGGGGTCTTCACCAACATGGGCATCACCAAGATCGAACGATCCGTCCTGGTTCTCAACCTCCCCTTTATATTCGATTCCCAGGAGGAATTCGAATTCGTCTTCGATCGCATGAAATCGGTCTTTGAGAAAGAGATCGAGGACAAGGGATTCAAGGTCATTTTGTGGACACTGGCCGGATGGGTTCACTTTTTCGCCAAGGACCCGGTCATCTACCCGGACGATCTGAAAAAATTTAAAGTGAGCGTCACTCAGGGCGACCCGGAACTGGAGCAGATTTGGAAAAAGTCCGGATTCCAGGTTGTCCCGGGCGATATCAAGGATTTTATGGTGCAGCTCCAGAGCGGGGCGGTGGGCGCCGCCTATTTGCCGGCGCTTATCGCGGGATCAGGGCAGTATTTCGCCCTTATCCCGCATATGCTGTCGATGACCTTGGCGCCTCTTGTCGGCGGCATGTTCCTCAGCGATCGGGCCTGGGAAAGCATTCCCCGCGAGTTCCGGCAGCCGATGATGGATGCCGTCGAAAGAATATCCCGGGATCTCTACAAACAGACCATGAACCTCGAAAAGGAAGCCCTGGCCACCATGAAGGAACATGGACTGGTCGTCCATGACCCGCCGGACGACGCCATGGTCAAGTGGCGGGAGGTGTCCGCCCAGGGCGTCGAGGATCTCATCGGCCGGGCTTTCCCCAAGCCGGTCTACGATGCGATGATCGGGCATATCCGGGAATACCGAAAAAACCGTGGCCGGTAA
- a CDS encoding TRAP transporter TatT component family protein, with protein MNKTMKTGIAAFVALLLTASCSVEKLALKKVAGMMTSPGSGGVFTQDNDPELVGDALPFAIKLYETLLTSLPDHEGLRLVTGSLYITYANAFIQTPADMTPKRDLETREFLFRRAKNLYLRGRDILLVHLEKKNPALLDQLKNRRYRDALAVFGRQDAGFLYWTALGWVGAFGSDPFDMKFGLTLPQAASLMERVHQVDPGYDPAAVELFYIYYYGSLPEYMGGDLQKAREHFERAKTVSGETNTSHLVALAVTVCVKEQNAAEFRDLLSQVLKFDADRLPDNRLVNVLNRRKAKWLLDNIDDYFIELDGNSDPAGQEDIQ; from the coding sequence ATGAACAAGACAATGAAAACCGGGATCGCCGCCTTTGTTGCGCTTCTATTGACGGCGTCCTGTTCCGTGGAAAAACTGGCCTTGAAAAAAGTCGCCGGAATGATGACGTCGCCGGGATCGGGGGGCGTGTTCACACAGGACAATGATCCCGAACTCGTCGGAGACGCCCTGCCCTTCGCCATCAAGCTCTATGAAACGCTCCTGACCTCGCTTCCCGATCATGAAGGGCTGCGTCTGGTGACGGGCAGTCTCTATATCACCTATGCCAACGCCTTCATCCAGACCCCCGCGGACATGACGCCGAAGCGCGATCTGGAAACCCGGGAGTTCCTGTTCCGGCGGGCCAAGAATCTTTACCTGCGCGGCCGCGACATCCTTCTCGTTCATCTTGAAAAAAAGAACCCCGCACTCCTGGATCAGCTCAAGAACCGCCGATACCGTGACGCGCTGGCCGTGTTCGGACGGCAGGACGCCGGATTTCTGTACTGGACGGCGCTCGGCTGGGTCGGCGCCTTCGGCTCCGACCCCTTCGACATGAAATTCGGCCTGACGCTTCCACAGGCCGCCTCGCTGATGGAAAGAGTGCACCAGGTCGATCCCGGTTACGACCCGGCGGCCGTGGAGCTTTTCTACATTTATTACTACGGCTCTCTTCCAGAATATATGGGGGGAGATCTGCAGAAGGCTCGCGAGCATTTCGAACGGGCCAAGACCGTGTCGGGAGAGACCAACACCTCGCATCTCGTGGCCCTGGCCGTGACCGTCTGTGTCAAGGAGCAGAACGCCGCGGAGTTCAGGGATCTTCTCTCCCAGGTCCTGAAATTCGATGCCGACCGGCTTCCGGATAACCGCCTTGTCAATGTCCTCAACCGCCGAAAGGCCAAATGGCTGCTTGATAACATCGACGATTATTTCATCGAGCTTGACGGGAATTCCGACCCGGCCGGACAGGAAGATATTCAATGA
- a CDS encoding potassium channel protein, translating into MKSRKRVIVSAGLFLTVCAIGVGGFKILGGESWSLLDAAYMTVITVATVGYGEVHDLTGNPGARLFTLIYIILSLGTIAFAVTSITAFIVEGELKSLLGRKRMDKDIGRISGHIIVCGSDETAETVIRELRATGRDFVVVDVSAERMEKFMESGRFLHIVGDPADDDALRQAGIERARGIILSLPTDEANLFAAVSARSLNPRLRIIAKGIDVRSHDKIRKAGADYVVSPDYIGGMRMVSQMVRPAVVSFLDKMLYGKDQVLRVEESVIPEDSPLAGRTLADSGLKAVPGALLVSMRKADTEEFRFQPPDDTSLSPGDVLVFIATAEGLSAVRKTAGSG; encoded by the coding sequence GTGAAAAGCCGAAAACGGGTGATCGTTTCCGCCGGGTTATTCCTGACGGTCTGTGCTATCGGTGTGGGCGGCTTCAAAATCCTCGGTGGGGAATCCTGGTCTCTTCTCGATGCCGCCTATATGACCGTAATCACGGTGGCCACAGTGGGATATGGGGAGGTCCACGATCTTACCGGAAATCCCGGAGCTCGCCTTTTCACTCTCATCTACATTATCCTGAGCTTGGGCACGATCGCCTTCGCCGTGACCTCCATCACGGCTTTCATCGTGGAAGGGGAGCTCAAGAGTCTCCTTGGGAGAAAACGCATGGACAAGGACATCGGCCGCATTTCCGGCCATATCATCGTCTGCGGTTCGGACGAAACCGCGGAAACCGTTATCCGGGAGCTCCGGGCCACGGGACGGGATTTCGTCGTTGTGGACGTCTCGGCGGAGCGGATGGAAAAGTTTATGGAATCCGGACGGTTCCTTCATATCGTCGGCGATCCCGCGGACGACGACGCGCTCCGTCAGGCAGGGATCGAGAGGGCACGGGGGATCATCCTCTCTCTGCCGACCGATGAGGCCAATCTCTTTGCGGCCGTCTCCGCCCGAAGTCTCAATCCCCGGCTTCGCATCATCGCCAAGGGCATCGATGTCCGATCGCACGATAAGATCAGGAAAGCCGGCGCGGATTATGTCGTTTCCCCGGACTATATCGGCGGCATGCGGATGGTCTCCCAGATGGTCCGGCCCGCCGTTGTCTCTTTCCTGGACAAGATGCTTTACGGAAAAGACCAGGTCCTTCGCGTCGAGGAATCGGTGATCCCCGAGGATTCGCCGCTTGCGGGCCGCACACTGGCCGACTCGGGCCTCAAGGCGGTTCCCGGGGCCCTTCTCGTTTCCATGCGGAAGGCGGACACGGAAGAATTCCGTTTCCAGCCGCCGGACGACACGAGTCTCAGTCCCGGAGATGTTCTCGTTTTCATCGCCACCGCCGAAGGATTGTCGGCGGTCAGGAAGACGGCCGGATCAGGCTGA
- a CDS encoding pyridoxal phosphate-dependent aminotransferase codes for MKILKSGATPSAIVALSQKITRMSRERNVEFLRLERGIPGVRPIDLQSALPFIPFNAPQLQAYPPSTGREDLKTAVNASYFAGQTRSERIIVTPGGSMGLDIAFQILDVDKVFLPEFHWGTYRKILQIRNRSWDYYASLDEFTVRPERFTGSAVVICDPDNPLGSLQPAGRVIDTAANLGAAGAAVLVDCPYRRLFLDPSDGFYEALARLENVVIVESFSKSLGLSGLRVGFVHASDPDFLSEFSLRLALPTNGVDNIAQAFIEHFLARPEGRAAAETYRTATAEHTAKNLAFLETRGLLAAEFYREAKCLGIFAIINRTPEELLESRIGAISLAAFTETRKDQTAGYARINIAVPHDAFVAFFEAHMKRFPSGSAG; via the coding sequence ATGAAAATTTTGAAAAGCGGCGCGACACCCTCGGCCATTGTAGCCCTGTCTCAGAAAATCACCCGGATGAGCCGGGAGCGGAATGTGGAGTTCCTGCGTCTCGAACGCGGCATCCCCGGCGTTCGACCCATCGACCTTCAATCCGCCCTGCCTTTCATTCCTTTCAATGCCCCTCAACTTCAAGCCTATCCGCCCTCGACCGGCCGCGAAGATCTCAAGACGGCCGTCAACGCCTCCTATTTCGCGGGGCAAACCCGGTCCGAGCGCATCATCGTCACCCCCGGGGGTTCCATGGGACTCGATATCGCCTTTCAAATCCTGGATGTCGACAAGGTCTTTCTTCCGGAATTTCATTGGGGAACATACCGCAAGATCCTGCAAATACGGAACCGCAGTTGGGATTATTATGCCTCTCTCGACGAATTCACCGTCCGGCCGGAGCGATTCACCGGTTCCGCCGTGGTGATCTGCGATCCCGACAATCCCCTCGGCTCTCTTCAGCCCGCGGGGCGGGTCATCGATACGGCGGCCAATCTGGGAGCGGCCGGGGCCGCCGTTCTGGTCGATTGCCCCTACCGCCGTCTTTTTCTCGACCCCTCGGACGGTTTCTATGAGGCCCTGGCTCGGCTTGAAAACGTCGTCATCGTCGAAAGCTTCAGCAAGTCTCTCGGCCTCAGCGGACTGCGCGTCGGTTTCGTTCACGCCTCCGACCCGGACTTCCTGTCCGAGTTTTCCCTGCGCCTGGCCCTTCCCACAAACGGTGTCGACAACATCGCCCAGGCCTTCATCGAGCATTTCCTGGCCCGCCCTGAGGGGAGGGCCGCGGCCGAGACCTACCGGACGGCGACCGCGGAACACACCGCAAAAAATCTCGCTTTTCTGGAAACCCGCGGTTTACTGGCTGCGGAGTTTTACCGGGAGGCAAAATGCCTGGGGATTTTCGCGATCATCAACCGGACCCCGGAGGAACTTCTGGAGTCCCGGATCGGCGCCATCTCTCTGGCCGCCTTCACCGAAACACGGAAGGATCAGACGGCGGGATACGCCCGCATCAACATCGCCGTTCCCCACGATGCGTTTGTCGCGTTTTTCGAAGCCCACATGAAAAGATTCCCGTCGGGCTCCGCAGGGTGA
- a CDS encoding tetratricopeptide repeat protein gives MKGKNLILTMAAATAGLAFFFLTVSCATLPGPGPSPPPDIEERLTEADALLERGAYVTIREAARIYAEAYAFPGLRGRAAAPFFKSLLLLSLREGEMGMKGLRNFEAARRVFEANASLAGYRPYLEMAWLVPKSTRGIITEIDIVPEFETDFQEVRKRVLVMEEDLAARSLADEFLGYIFTAWKCSQGIFAERRIDPAAYVEAFPGSMLLLYRNAVCGGEDPEALKGLLTRESAFYEAHYHLGQEALRRGAVLEAESHLLRAFEGIPESPQTRILLAALYFATEEIEKSLEFYDLTLDIEPGYRDALLGKAVCLSAMGKHEEAIAVLEKNLEMGFYLVGESHYWIARNLSALKEPEKAVGHIQESKGRLPTNTEVFGLSGRLNLELGHLDKAAADFLEALEYGPRNTDALFGLANIRARESAWLESAGWFAKAAAATESGLQAGRARLGEIESAPLAENRKSRMRTKQQEKIRKLDEALAGAWYGAAAGYANAGKKDDALSAAERAAAHPSYKERAEALAAKLR, from the coding sequence ATGAAAGGAAAAAATCTTATTTTGACGATGGCGGCCGCGACGGCCGGACTTGCTTTCTTTTTTCTGACCGTCTCCTGTGCGACTCTTCCCGGCCCGGGACCGTCCCCGCCGCCCGATATCGAGGAGCGGCTGACCGAAGCCGACGCCCTCCTGGAACGCGGGGCGTATGTCACCATCCGCGAGGCCGCCCGGATCTATGCCGAAGCCTATGCCTTTCCCGGCCTCCGAGGCCGTGCGGCCGCGCCGTTTTTCAAATCCCTTCTTCTCCTTTCGCTCCGTGAAGGAGAGATGGGGATGAAAGGCCTCCGGAATTTCGAGGCGGCGCGTCGGGTTTTTGAGGCCAACGCCTCCCTTGCCGGTTATCGGCCCTATCTCGAAATGGCCTGGCTTGTGCCGAAGAGTACGCGAGGCATCATCACCGAGATCGATATTGTGCCGGAATTCGAAACCGATTTCCAGGAGGTCCGGAAAAGAGTCTTGGTCATGGAGGAGGACCTCGCCGCCCGGTCGCTCGCGGACGAGTTCTTGGGCTATATTTTTACGGCCTGGAAATGCTCCCAGGGGATCTTTGCCGAACGGCGGATCGATCCGGCGGCCTATGTCGAGGCTTTTCCCGGGTCGATGCTCCTTCTCTATCGGAATGCCGTCTGCGGCGGAGAGGACCCCGAGGCTCTCAAGGGCCTTCTCACCCGGGAATCCGCCTTTTATGAAGCGCACTACCATCTCGGTCAGGAGGCTCTTCGCCGGGGTGCCGTTCTCGAGGCCGAATCCCATCTCCTCCGGGCCTTCGAGGGCATTCCCGAGTCGCCCCAGACACGAATCCTTCTGGCCGCTCTCTATTTTGCGACGGAAGAGATTGAGAAGAGCCTGGAGTTTTATGATCTGACGCTGGACATCGAGCCGGGCTATCGGGATGCGCTGCTCGGCAAAGCCGTCTGCCTGAGCGCCATGGGAAAACACGAGGAGGCGATCGCGGTCCTGGAGAAAAACCTGGAAATGGGATTCTACCTTGTCGGGGAGAGCCATTACTGGATCGCCCGGAACCTCTCGGCGCTCAAGGAACCGGAAAAAGCGGTCGGACACATTCAGGAATCCAAGGGCCGCCTGCCGACCAACACCGAAGTCTTCGGCCTCTCCGGCCGCCTGAATCTCGAGCTCGGGCATCTGGACAAGGCCGCGGCCGATTTTCTCGAGGCGCTCGAATACGGCCCCAGGAATACCGATGCGCTGTTCGGGCTGGCCAACATCCGGGCCCGGGAAAGCGCCTGGCTTGAATCGGCCGGATGGTTCGCCAAGGCCGCCGCGGCCACGGAAAGCGGCCTTCAGGCCGGCCGGGCCCGGCTCGGTGAAATCGAGAGCGCCCCTCTGGCTGAAAACCGGAAGTCCCGGATGCGGACAAAACAACAGGAAAAAATACGCAAGCTCGACGAGGCGCTGGCCGGTGCTTGGTACGGAGCCGCGGCGGGCTATGCCAACGCCGGGAAAAAGGACGACGCCCTGTCCGCCGCCGAGAGGGCCGCCGCTCACCCCTCATATAAGGAAAGAGCCGAGGCTCTCGCCGCCAAACTCCGTTAA